The genomic segment agttaataaataattataaatattttaattttgtatGATGCTCAGTTCAGGATCCactattattctttttttattttttacttttttgaaTTCGAGATCCACTTTAAATGCATTTGGTTCCAGAAATAAATGCGAGCAATAGCTGGAAGGAGTAAACTCCATTTAATGCGCATTCAATTTCGCAATAGTTTGAATGGCTAAATTGACATATCATTTTTGAGCATTCATAGGGCGAATAAGTCCCAACTAGCACTTGATAATATTTAAGTAAAACAAACTGATCTTTAAATTAATCAAACTGGCTTCTGCTGACAGAAGACCAAAGACATGCCTACAGAGAGCACAAAAGAAGTGCCACTTGATTTTAGGAATGGTTTACATGAAAGATAAACAATATAGTGACAGTATAGCACATCAATGCACAAGCCAAGGTAGCTAATTTTATACTTAATCAATTTCGCGGTTGTGACGTGTTGGGTTGCATGGGTAGGGGCAGTCAATCTTCCGCATGGAAGTCCGGCCAAAATACCAGTCTCCAACTGCTTTTGCAATTGGCTGCAAAAAGAAAACTATAAAGATAAGACAGCCTATAAAAGTTGTGCACTTGGAATGATCATAAATTCCATCGCACAAGCCTAATATTaagtaatttttattttgatacaAAAATCTTGGTTCAAATGCAACATAACAACCAACAACATGCAACTATATAATAGATCATAATGACGGtgaaaagttgaaaaagaaaaaaaaaacaactaaatGCATCAGTAGCCTGCAATGGCGCTAAAACAATATATACTtctaatcaacatatttcagaCTAAGCACTGCAAGTTATGACAGAAGGAGCAAtgatatcttctttttttttctgtaaaaaaaaaaaatcagaaagtagCGATCCACACGTGTCAACTACCACCACTGAATATTTGGAATTAAGTAGAATATAGTAGAGTTTACCATCTTATCTATAACAGGAGAATCACTTCTTAACCATGTCTCCTGAGCCCCTGATTGGCAGTGGGAATAACACGAGTCTATAAACATGCCTATAGATGATGAGTTTGCAGGCAGTGCACGCATAAACTCTGATCTGAAACCTGTTATAACATCAAAAAATATGTTAATCCCATACTCTTCAAACACAACAAATCAACAGTTCAACTGGCCTAGAGAAACTAAAATCTTCAATTATAATAAACATGTAATAATTCATGACTCTGCATCGTTACATGATGATATTTATGTTGCTGTTCCCAGGTAAGATAACTAGAAGGAAGAACTGGAAATTGGGCATATGATTCAATCTCTCTTTTAGCTGCACCGCGGGCGTTACGCGGCAGCCCCGCGGTCATTCCGCGACCACCCCACGGCAGCACGAGCGGCCGTTGATTTCGCCCCACCGAGCTGTAGAAATAGGGTTATAAACCCCCCCCCTTTCTTGCCCTAGAGCACCACCGAgccctctcttctccttctcctccctcttcttcctctgctCTTGCCTCCCAAGTGGCTGGCGGGCCGCCGGATCCACCACTATCACCACCCGTGCCCTCCCCTGTTTTGGGATCCACTTCCCTTTCGGAAAGCGTCGCCGTCGCCACCGCTTGATCGCCGGATTGAGCAGCCTCGACCGAGATCCCACTGCCTCTGccaccgccggtaagccctcCTCTTTTGCCCTTGattccatgccaaatagaaAGCAATGTCTTCCTCCCTCTGTTTTGGCCCCATCAACCGAGAGCGTTCTCGATTGATCTTGACCCCGGCCACCGCAacggccgccggccgccactgcggtcggctggccgtcgaccgagGAGTGGCCTCCGGCCAGCCCGccacccccttcctcttccgctcTCCCTCTCGGTCTTCGCCTACCGTAGGGGGGttggggaggaagaaggcccTACGGGCCGAACAGGGCCAAGCATGGGCCCTGTTCACCGTGGGCCCGACCTGGGCCCggttcactgtgggcccaacttgggcccggttaaaaaaaaaaaaaaaatccgaaacccagttcagaccCAAAACCCGAAATTCAAAATCCAGTTCAGATTCGAAATCCGACCCGAAACCCAGTTCAACTCTGAACCCGAACCCGGAgcccgaacccgaacctgaatccgaaacccgaaatccgaacctagaacccgaaacccagaacccgaaatccgaaacccagttcagacccgaaatTCGAAATCCGGAATCCGAAACTTGAAACCcagaacccgaaatccgaacccatttggccaataaataaaattttatagttAAGCCCTTGATAGTATATTATTGCACAAAAGAGCCTTctgtaatttatgtttgatccctaagaaagatttattacataaaggtcccgaactatatttatttagtccATTCAAGCTTTATAGAATAGTATTCTGTAATTAAATATTAGTCCCTGCAAAAGATTTTATTACataaatgaacaaattagaGGCCAACTTTGGGAGGGCCCTATTACGCCGAGTCTATAAGGGCCCATCGGGCCATATCCGATgagggccctatcgggccatgcccactGTGGGCCAACTCTGAGCCCTGTTGAGCCGTGTCCAGTAGtattacttttggttttgcttagctctgaaatttacaaagaaattaattaaatgttaacaggtgaacctgatccgcctacctgaagtaggaattaagcgagaagaggtaagtaacttaatacttcaagtgtgttttctgaattatttaataaactgattatgttttgatatatgttttgcattcagtaaaatgggtcagacaggttaaattttatttgaaaatcatgttatatgctctgaaatccatgaaatatatttttatatatatatatgcattctcagcatggctatgatctgttctgttctgttctggccccgccaatggggattatacgttggacctgtcgacttgtaatctgtgaggaaccgatttcgacaccgtaccaccggtgattagaatagtggtatttggacaccgtaccaccggtgattagaatagtggtatttggacaccgtaccaccggtgcataataatagtggtgtttggcaccttgtgcaacccatgccactgggttatgtggccgtagcctattatgttgagattttggtataagagtttttggaaaaatgataataagttttgaaaacaacaaatgatgttatttatgatttattccagacattatcctgtattttgatctaatatgctctgaccccactctggggtattttgttgtttactgggctagtgtagctcattattctgttttcttcatttttcagatccagaggcttgatcacacgggattggggagtgcgttagagtttccgatgattcttcagttattgacattttagttagtttagtttggacatttgaattatgttggcatatgctattttgaaattttgtaagtctgcttttgaataatttaaataattttgtaATTTGGGGCTTGCCTTtggttgagtttgcatataataacagttaccaggcaagtattcaaatggcaccttatgaggctctatatggaagaaagtgtagatcacctatctgttgggatgatgttggtgaaagaaaaattatgggccCCGAGATTGTGCAACAAACAGTAGAGAAGATCCAGCTGATCAGGGAACGCCTCCGGATAGCTCAGAGCAGACAGAAAAGTTATGCAGATAATAGAAGAAAGGAATTAGAATTTCAGGTCGGAGATCATGTGTTTCTGAAAGTGTCTCCTACTAAAGGGGTGATGCGATTTGGAATATGCGGAAAACTTAGTCCACGCTATGTCGGCCCCTTTGAGATTCTGGAAAGAGTAGGAGCAGTGGCTTACAAATTGGCACTTCCACCTTCACTGTCTGGAGTtcacaatgtttttcatgtttccatgctaagaaagtatattccagatatgagccatgtggtagaagtggctcccttgcagcttagagaagatttgacatatcctgagcagcctgtacgtgtggttgatagaaaagagcaagtgttgaggaggcgcacgattccttatattaagatccagtggagcaatcactcaGAACGAGAGGCCACGTGGGAGCTGGAGGACGAGATGAAGGATAAATATCCGGACCTTTTTGCAAGctaaggtatgttaaatttcgaggacgaaattttttttaggggggaagaatgtgagacacggggctgaagtcggcagccctcgccgacttcagccccgattcatttggggaaggagctggaacagaggatcgcgtgggcgatcctctccggctcctccggaggggCAAACAAGGCAAGGGCGCCGCGAGATTCCCGCGGCGCCCCTCCTAGTCCATCCACGGCCGATTCACGGCCGTGAATCGGCCGTGGATCTCGCTtgaccgccgcgattttcgcaGCGGAGAACCGTTGCGATGGGGCTATAAAGCCCCATCTACTCCTTCCcctagggcatcccgagctcctcctcctcctcctcctcctcttcttccttccctcctcctcttctctgaccggtgtaccctcccgaccgagcgccgcccggatccccctcgcggccaccccctgttctgagacccatctccttgggttcaagcgtcgccg from the Phoenix dactylifera cultivar Barhee BC4 unplaced genomic scaffold, palm_55x_up_171113_PBpolish2nd_filt_p 000801F, whole genome shotgun sequence genome contains:
- the LOC120107228 gene encoding pectin acetylesterase 8-like, with amino-acid sequence MQGFRSEFMRALPANSSSIGMFIDSCYSHCQSGAQETWLRSDSPVIDKMPIAKAVGDWYFGRTSMRKIDCPYPCNPTRHNREID